One part of the Bradyrhizobium sp. CB1650 genome encodes these proteins:
- the hypA gene encoding hydrogenase maturation nickel metallochaperone HypA encodes MHEMAICLGIIQIVEEELRHRSFSRVRSVCLEMGALSHAAPEAIRFCFAVVATRTVAEGAVLNIVELPGVAWCMSCSKSIEIARRGERCPCCGSYQLQVTAGEQMRVKELEID; translated from the coding sequence ATGCATGAAATGGCGATTTGTCTTGGCATCATTCAAATCGTCGAGGAGGAGCTACGTCATCGGTCGTTTTCGCGCGTGCGGAGCGTCTGTCTAGAGATGGGAGCGCTAAGTCATGCCGCGCCTGAAGCGATCAGGTTCTGCTTTGCTGTCGTTGCAACGCGGACCGTTGCCGAGGGCGCTGTCCTTAACATCGTCGAACTTCCAGGCGTTGCCTGGTGCATGAGCTGTTCGAAGAGCATCGAAATTGCACGGCGCGGTGAGCGCTGTCCCTGCTGCGGCAGCTATCAGTTGCAGGTAACCGCGGGCGAACAGATGCGGGTGAAAGAGCTGGAGATCGATTGA
- a CDS encoding hydrogenase expression/formation protein, which produces MKTALRVVSDGTEQVASKLVTGSGSLDVFHSGSTSALVSGWGDGDELARNYPNATALLSNAAAAVGGQRSGARTQQYRLANLSDPERKLIGEVLGEGEIAGVVALPDGTLAQIRESVLAGIWRVRIGTDPAHEYVEVGAIPQIVRNAASDLTSADIVIGAAPDGAMNVQPLLAEIRERSRVWRFGMRAHVINLTLLPMSVIDLAFLQHSVGNGPVQLIFRGYGTCRVQATGIRNVWSVQFFNSTDNIILDTLEVGGVPIVALAADEDFQDSAERMQKIIKAYFT; this is translated from the coding sequence ATGAAGACAGCGCTCCGCGTTGTATCGGACGGCACCGAGCAGGTGGCGAGCAAGCTTGTCACGGGCTCTGGAAGTCTCGATGTATTCCATAGCGGGTCGACGAGTGCGCTCGTCAGCGGCTGGGGCGATGGCGACGAGCTTGCAAGGAACTATCCGAATGCCACCGCGCTGTTATCGAATGCCGCTGCTGCCGTTGGCGGCCAGAGAAGCGGCGCTCGGACGCAACAGTACCGACTCGCGAATCTCAGCGATCCCGAGCGCAAGCTGATTGGCGAAGTGCTCGGAGAAGGTGAGATTGCTGGCGTGGTTGCGCTGCCAGATGGCACTTTGGCGCAAATCCGGGAGTCCGTGCTTGCGGGAATCTGGCGCGTGCGCATCGGGACCGATCCGGCGCACGAATATGTTGAGGTCGGGGCGATTCCGCAAATTGTCCGGAACGCCGCAAGTGACCTGACGTCCGCCGATATCGTGATCGGCGCGGCGCCGGACGGCGCGATGAACGTGCAACCGTTGCTCGCGGAAATACGCGAGCGGTCGCGCGTCTGGCGGTTTGGCATGCGCGCGCATGTCATCAATCTCACGTTGCTGCCGATGAGCGTTATCGATCTGGCATTCCTGCAGCACAGCGTGGGCAATGGCCCGGTCCAACTCATCTTCCGCGGTTACGGCACGTGCCGAGTGCAGGCGACCGGGATCAGGAATGTCTGGTCGGTGCAGTTCTTCAATTCTACGGACAACATCATCCTTGATACGCTGGAGGTCGGGGGCGTGCCGATCGTTGCGTTGGCTGCCGACGAAGATTTCCAGGACTCTGCCGAACGCATGCAGAAAATTATTAAGGCGTACTTCACATGA
- a CDS encoding HypC/HybG/HupF family hydrogenase formation chaperone: MCLGLPMTILETDSITALCEYGDEQRRVSVMLLSDAVVGAKVLVHIDSAVRLLDENEARLISEALDGLEASLNGQDYDGFFADLIGHEPQLPEHLR, translated from the coding sequence ATGTGCCTTGGCTTGCCGATGACGATTCTCGAGACCGACAGCATTACGGCCCTGTGCGAGTATGGCGATGAACAGCGGCGCGTGTCAGTCATGCTGCTCTCCGACGCCGTGGTCGGCGCAAAGGTGCTCGTTCATATCGACAGCGCGGTGCGGCTTCTGGACGAAAATGAAGCAAGGCTGATCTCGGAAGCACTTGACGGGCTTGAGGCCAGCCTCAACGGCCAGGACTACGATGGTTTCTTTGCAGACTTGATTGGTCATGAGCCGCAATTGCCGGAGCACCTACGCTAG